A genome region from Pseudodesulfovibrio alkaliphilus includes the following:
- the pyk gene encoding pyruvate kinase codes for MDRHIKIIATLGPGTGSYEAVKELVESGAKIFRLNFSHGGREFFERMVGIIRRLEDETGLTLTILQDLSGPKIRTCDLGLPVFEVEKGTEVMLGTSDKASKVDGPFICLDIPDLYVGIREGDPVALSDGMIRFTVVKVEEEFLLRLRATNSGMCPPRKGITFPGKTTPLAPLTDKDKADLAIGMELGVDVVAMSFVQKAEDIRGLRQEMVKYNRRLPIVAKLERTAALKNLPEILREADGVMVARGDLGLELDLAELPVAQKRIIKACNEAGKPVIVATQMLLSMVNSPMATRAETTDVANAILDGADCVMLSEETAIGRYPGETVRFMRKIAYETEAFMFESGRAEVDRGGEQDNPSTFLAYAAAMLAGKTGAKAIVCHSTSGGTARILASCRPKQSIYALSRDHIVRHFTNLSWGVIPAAPLDVIDDHQERAEVFVRQCPAFDEGDIVIVTAGQPEKGRSMTQTNVVKLYEKLGRDKNDQEGER; via the coding sequence AAGGAGCTGGTGGAGTCAGGGGCCAAGATTTTTCGTCTCAACTTCTCCCATGGCGGCCGCGAGTTCTTCGAACGGATGGTGGGCATCATCCGTCGTCTTGAGGACGAGACCGGGCTGACCCTGACCATCCTCCAGGACCTGTCCGGCCCCAAGATCCGCACCTGCGACCTTGGCCTGCCGGTCTTCGAGGTGGAGAAGGGCACTGAGGTCATGCTCGGCACCTCGGACAAGGCGTCCAAGGTGGACGGCCCATTCATCTGCCTTGATATCCCGGATCTCTATGTCGGGATCAGGGAGGGCGACCCCGTGGCCCTGTCCGATGGCATGATCCGGTTCACGGTGGTCAAGGTGGAGGAGGAGTTTCTGCTGCGTCTGCGCGCCACCAATTCGGGCATGTGTCCGCCCCGAAAGGGCATCACCTTTCCCGGCAAGACCACGCCCCTGGCCCCGCTGACCGACAAGGACAAGGCGGATCTGGCCATCGGCATGGAGCTCGGGGTGGACGTTGTGGCCATGAGCTTTGTCCAGAAGGCCGAGGACATCCGCGGCCTGCGCCAGGAGATGGTCAAGTACAACCGTCGGCTGCCCATCGTGGCCAAGCTCGAGCGTACGGCAGCCCTCAAGAACCTGCCCGAGATACTGCGCGAGGCCGACGGCGTCATGGTGGCCCGCGGCGACCTGGGTCTGGAGCTGGACCTGGCCGAGCTGCCCGTGGCCCAGAAGCGCATCATCAAGGCATGCAATGAGGCGGGCAAGCCTGTCATCGTGGCCACCCAGATGCTGCTCTCCATGGTCAACTCGCCGATGGCAACGCGGGCCGAGACCACGGATGTGGCCAACGCCATTCTCGACGGAGCCGACTGCGTCATGCTCTCTGAAGAGACCGCCATCGGCCGCTATCCGGGAGAAACCGTCCGGTTCATGCGCAAGATCGCCTACGAGACCGAGGCTTTCATGTTCGAGTCGGGCCGGGCCGAGGTGGACCGGGGCGGCGAGCAGGACAACCCCTCCACTTTTCTGGCTTATGCCGCGGCCATGCTGGCGGGCAAGACCGGAGCCAAGGCCATCGTCTGCCATTCGACCTCGGGCGGCACGGCGCGCATACTGGCCTCCTGCCGCCCCAAGCAGTCCATCTACGCCCTGAGCCGCGACCACATCGTGCGGCATTTCACCAACCTCTCTTGGGGGGTCATCCCGGCCGCGCCCCTGGATGTCATCGACGACCACCAGGAGCGTGCCGAGGTCTTTGTGCGCCAATGCCCGGCCTTTGACGAGGGCGACATTGTCATCGTCACCGCCGGACAGCCGGAAAAGGGCAGGTCCATGACCCAGACCAACGTGGTCAAGCTGTATGAAAAGCTCGGCAGAGACAAAAACGATCAAGAAGGGGAACGATGA
- a CDS encoding helix-turn-helix domain-containing protein, which yields MSKLFGDYIRAKRESMRQHDPEYSIRRVAKRIGIHHSYLSKIERGEPASLCEKRIIALAQELGDDPELLLAMNGKVSEAVRRAVFEDPERVVSLLNQIKNGGNGQ from the coding sequence GTGAGCAAGCTTTTTGGCGATTACATCAGAGCGAAGCGGGAATCCATGCGCCAGCACGATCCTGAGTATTCCATCCGCCGGGTGGCCAAGCGGATCGGGATTCATCACTCGTATCTGAGCAAGATCGAGCGGGGTGAGCCTGCTTCGCTGTGCGAGAAACGCATCATCGCCCTGGCGCAGGAGCTGGGTGACGACCCGGAGCTGCTTTTGGCCATGAACGGCAAGGTCTCCGAGGCGGTTCGACGGGCCGTCTTTGAAGACCCTGAGCGCGTGGTCTCTTTGCTCAACCAGATCAAGAACGGCGGCAACGGACAATAG
- a CDS encoding CBS domain-containing protein, producing MMLRKRAWDMMRDEFPTVQDDASLAEAIRVMRHAMTDAPDCQVVVVQNKGGKLVGAINLWNLFKAVKQSVLKDDNLKADGEVDWDQQFANACLLCTQLRLDDYLITSPPTLRPNEPILLVLDTFIKTKRDWALVVENDKVMGVVYVTDVYREMTRDMVPLFK from the coding sequence ATGATGCTGAGAAAACGCGCCTGGGACATGATGCGCGATGAATTTCCCACCGTGCAGGACGACGCCAGCCTTGCCGAGGCAATCCGCGTCATGCGCCACGCCATGACCGATGCCCCGGACTGCCAGGTGGTGGTGGTCCAGAACAAGGGCGGCAAGCTCGTTGGCGCCATCAACCTGTGGAACCTCTTCAAGGCGGTCAAGCAGTCGGTGCTCAAGGACGACAACCTCAAGGCCGACGGCGAGGTGGACTGGGACCAGCAATTCGCCAACGCCTGCCTGCTCTGCACCCAGCTGCGCCTTGACGACTACCTGATCACCAGCCCGCCCACGCTGCGGCCCAACGAGCCCATCCTGCTCGTCCTCGACACCTTCATCAAAACCAAGCGCGACTGGGCCCTGGTGGTGGAAAACGACAAGGTCATGGGCGTGGTCTACGTCACCGATGTCTACCGCGAGATGACCCGCGACATGGTCCCGCTCTTCAAATAG
- a CDS encoding DUF3108 domain-containing protein: MQIFKSGSSSRYFVLVLALVVGLFHFLPVAAQARPLPFGPGEKLTYEIHWTFIHAGNAVLEVMPDTEVDGVPARYFRGTASTVPWVDKFYKVRDTMESWTDLDVTHSLRYVSDQNEGKYSKKAEIVFDPAARRTFRYIEGDLRHELEQPEHVFDPMSVLFAFRKEILFKTMRFGANVTDGKVSVVGESFVEDMETLKTPIGDIPCFRVRLDVRNLSGVFRKSPGAELIVWFSADSRRIPVKVRSKVVVGHFTLELVDYQPPTPVSAD; the protein is encoded by the coding sequence ATGCAGATATTCAAATCCGGCTCGTCGTCTCGTTATTTCGTCCTTGTCCTGGCCCTGGTCGTGGGGCTTTTCCATTTTCTGCCCGTAGCCGCCCAGGCGCGGCCCCTCCCGTTCGGTCCGGGAGAAAAGCTGACCTATGAAATTCACTGGACCTTTATCCACGCTGGCAATGCCGTGCTTGAGGTCATGCCCGACACCGAGGTGGACGGGGTGCCCGCCCGCTATTTTCGCGGTACAGCCAGCACCGTGCCCTGGGTGGACAAGTTTTATAAGGTGCGCGACACCATGGAGTCCTGGACCGATCTCGATGTGACCCACTCCCTGCGCTACGTGAGCGATCAGAACGAGGGCAAGTACAGCAAGAAGGCGGAAATCGTCTTTGACCCGGCGGCCCGCCGCACGTTTCGCTATATCGAGGGCGACCTGCGCCATGAACTGGAGCAGCCCGAGCACGTCTTTGACCCCATGTCCGTGCTCTTCGCTTTCCGCAAGGAGATTCTTTTCAAGACCATGCGCTTTGGCGCCAATGTCACTGACGGCAAGGTCAGCGTGGTGGGCGAGTCCTTTGTCGAGGACATGGAGACCCTCAAGACCCCCATTGGGGACATCCCCTGCTTCCGGGTCAGGCTTGATGTCCGCAACCTTTCGGGCGTGTTCCGCAAGAGCCCCGGCGCAGAGTTGATCGTCTGGTTTTCGGCCGACAGCCGCCGTATTCCGGTCAAGGTCCGTTCCAAGGTGGTGGTCGGCCACTTCACCCTGGAATTGGTCGATTATCAGCCGCCAACCCCTGTCTCGGCCGACTGA
- a CDS encoding glycosyltransferase family 2 protein — protein MTSPPLLTLIIPVYNEKEVIPVFLRETASIVDSMKNIDVEFLFINDGSTDGSLATLLDLKQTYENIRIIDLSRNFGKEAALSAGLHHARGEIAIPIDVDLQDPPELIPVMVDKWREGYDVVHARRIDRSSDSIAKRLTAKWFYRVHNATSDISIPQNVGDYRLLSRPVIDAINSLSETQRFMKGIYSWVGFKSTVVDYTRQKRAAGKSKFNGWKLWNYALEGITSFGTVPLRIWTYIGSIVALIAFMLSIKVLVQVLIFGIDVPGYASLLIAVCLIGGLQLIGIGVLGEYVGRTYIESKNRPVFIIRNIIE, from the coding sequence ATGACCAGCCCGCCACTTCTGACGCTTATCATACCCGTATACAACGAAAAGGAAGTTATTCCTGTTTTCCTGAGAGAGACCGCCTCAATAGTCGATAGCATGAAGAATATCGACGTTGAATTCTTATTCATCAATGACGGAAGCACTGATGGCAGCTTGGCGACCCTTCTTGATTTAAAACAAACATACGAGAATATCAGAATCATCGACTTGAGCCGGAACTTTGGGAAAGAGGCGGCCCTTTCAGCCGGACTGCACCATGCAAGAGGAGAAATTGCCATTCCCATCGACGTTGACCTGCAAGATCCTCCAGAGCTGATCCCCGTCATGGTAGACAAATGGCGCGAAGGATATGACGTAGTACACGCCCGCCGCATAGACAGATCATCAGATTCCATTGCAAAGAGACTCACGGCAAAGTGGTTCTATCGGGTCCACAATGCAACTTCGGACATTTCAATTCCCCAAAATGTTGGCGACTATCGCCTGCTGTCAAGGCCGGTGATAGATGCCATCAACAGCCTGTCAGAAACGCAAAGATTCATGAAAGGCATCTATTCATGGGTTGGATTCAAAAGCACGGTGGTTGACTACACCCGCCAAAAACGGGCTGCCGGGAAATCAAAATTCAATGGCTGGAAGCTATGGAACTATGCACTGGAAGGCATCACAAGCTTTGGCACTGTGCCTTTGCGGATATGGACATACATCGGCTCAATAGTCGCTCTTATAGCATTCATGCTTTCCATCAAAGTGCTTGTACAAGTCCTGATCTTTGGCATTGATGTCCCAGGATACGCCTCATTGCTGATTGCCGTATGCCTGATCGGTGGATTGCAACTGATCGGCATAGGCGTGTTGGGCGAGTATGTAGGCCGCACTTACATCGAATCAAAAAACAGGCCTGTTTTTATTATTCGGAATATAATCGAATAA
- a CDS encoding HD-GYP domain-containing protein has protein sequence MSAKQKHDIPDGLNEEYYQISADILGSFNKYRPPLNIFLFKEDVARIMPYYKVGGRLSNEQVDDLLALTNDGLIFVSREDHPVYVKHISYQLDLVLVDGNLKEKEIADIFTQALTRKLKEFFDQPVPVVFEKLWVDLMVLTEYLYEDIRRARALVRRMHKEHSLENHSVNCGFLGLALLGKLKEKNFRDSVRRKTFDRLTAGLFLHDLGMAKVPAFIRSKDKPLTGDERTKVNAHTKVGYEMLGKLNLKYPEVEQCVMEHHERLNGSGYPMKTSKIEFPGRLCAVVDSFCAMISDRPHSPGLPYLKAAADLAGDARYDKEITKALQLLLMVDLKIKE, from the coding sequence ATGAGCGCCAAGCAGAAGCACGACATCCCCGACGGGCTGAACGAGGAATACTACCAGATCAGTGCGGACATCCTCGGCAGCTTCAACAAGTACCGTCCGCCGTTGAACATCTTCCTGTTCAAGGAGGATGTGGCCCGGATCATGCCCTACTACAAGGTGGGTGGGCGCCTGAGCAACGAGCAGGTGGATGACCTGCTGGCCCTGACCAACGACGGGCTCATCTTTGTCTCTCGAGAAGACCACCCGGTGTACGTCAAGCACATCAGCTACCAGCTTGATCTGGTCCTGGTGGACGGCAATCTCAAGGAGAAGGAGATTGCCGACATCTTCACCCAGGCCCTGACGCGAAAGCTCAAGGAGTTTTTCGACCAGCCCGTGCCAGTGGTCTTCGAAAAGCTCTGGGTGGACCTGATGGTGCTCACGGAATACCTCTACGAGGACATTCGCCGTGCCCGGGCGCTGGTCCGGCGTATGCACAAGGAGCATTCGCTGGAGAACCACAGCGTCAACTGCGGTTTTCTCGGCCTGGCCCTGCTCGGCAAGCTCAAGGAAAAGAATTTTCGCGACAGTGTGCGGCGCAAGACCTTCGACAGGCTGACGGCCGGACTTTTTCTCCACGACTTGGGCATGGCCAAGGTTCCCGCCTTCATCCGCTCCAAGGACAAGCCCCTGACCGGCGACGAGCGAACCAAGGTCAACGCCCACACCAAGGTGGGCTACGAGATGCTTGGCAAGCTCAACCTCAAGTATCCCGAGGTGGAGCAGTGCGTCATGGAGCATCACGAGCGCCTCAATGGCTCGGGATACCCCATGAAGACCTCCAAGATCGAGTTCCCTGGCAGACTTTGCGCTGTGGTTGATTCCTTCTGCGCCATGATCAGCGACCGACCGCATTCGCCCGGACTCCCTTATCTCAAGGCCGCCGCCGATCTGGCAGGCGACGCCCGCTACGACAAGGAGATCACCAAGGCGCTTCAACTGCTCTTGATGGTGGATCTAAAGATCAAGGAGTGA
- a CDS encoding glucosyltransferase domain-containing protein: MESLINLDKEDRKFCLYFGVLLLLYFLPIIIAGYPVNDDYHRIFRGSSWDDDGRFLASLAHRLLGHSLTIYNPAPLPLLLSILIFTYGGLLIKKTFLPDNDALLSPLLALGFIINPFLILILVFQLDSIGIALSLVLLIIPFAIRASQFKKRLKYHACCVVFIFLSLNSYQASLGFFLSLAFIEFLYRAKQGQPVFKALSDRILQLGTGYLSYKIFLLLPVISNNARRPARSQLIEFNREGVELFASNSIEIITTTITSLSYLQLTYFTALFILSIWLSFSIYKQAKSPKKMGVAQKIVMLLLPATPFIILFSSFAHLAAIDGFWHLGKLHSLTSFSGLTAFLFLALRWRTGDRRTLLWVLTPIITLSLSFSYLTANVVKAEYEFHASTITSIVNEINDQIVDEKVPLYVAGSLPRSHYFNRISRTFPIFNALGTNIGWALMYRLSYSGCAVDKYLAAPEEMTLRNSLKEFEIIQDSHFYQISRSDDGLLLTLKGTSYSR, translated from the coding sequence ATGGAGTCACTCATCAATCTGGACAAAGAGGACAGAAAATTCTGCCTATACTTCGGCGTTCTGCTGTTACTATATTTTTTGCCCATAATTATCGCAGGCTACCCGGTAAACGACGATTATCACAGAATCTTTAGAGGAAGCTCCTGGGACGATGACGGCCGCTTCCTGGCATCCCTCGCCCACCGCTTGCTGGGGCATTCGCTCACAATATATAACCCGGCGCCCCTTCCGCTTCTCTTATCCATTCTAATTTTCACATATGGGGGGCTGCTGATTAAAAAGACCTTTCTCCCTGATAATGATGCACTGCTGTCACCGCTTCTCGCGCTGGGATTCATCATCAACCCTTTTCTCATTCTTATCCTCGTTTTTCAACTTGACTCTATCGGAATCGCCCTCAGCCTGGTGCTGCTGATAATACCCTTCGCAATACGCGCTTCCCAATTCAAAAAAAGGCTCAAATATCATGCCTGCTGCGTAGTCTTCATCTTCCTGAGCTTGAATTCATACCAAGCGTCTTTAGGATTTTTCCTGTCCCTTGCCTTCATCGAGTTTCTCTACAGGGCGAAACAAGGGCAGCCCGTTTTCAAGGCACTGTCGGACAGAATCCTTCAACTCGGAACAGGCTATCTTTCCTACAAAATATTCTTGCTGCTCCCTGTCATTTCGAACAATGCCCGCCGCCCTGCACGATCACAGCTCATCGAGTTCAACCGGGAGGGGGTAGAGCTTTTTGCCAGCAACAGCATAGAAATCATAACAACAACCATTACTTCACTGAGCTATCTGCAACTAACGTATTTCACGGCCCTTTTCATTCTCTCCATCTGGCTTTCGTTCTCCATATACAAACAAGCAAAGTCGCCAAAGAAAATGGGTGTAGCGCAAAAGATTGTTATGCTCCTCCTTCCAGCCACACCTTTCATCATCCTTTTCTCATCCTTCGCACACCTGGCTGCCATTGATGGATTTTGGCATCTCGGAAAGCTGCACTCCCTCACCTCATTCAGCGGACTCACAGCATTTCTTTTTTTGGCCCTCAGATGGCGAACCGGCGACAGGCGCACCTTGTTGTGGGTGCTTACTCCAATCATTACTCTTTCTTTGAGCTTCAGTTACCTGACAGCAAATGTTGTGAAAGCTGAGTACGAATTTCACGCGTCCACCATTACTTCAATAGTGAACGAGATCAACGATCAGATAGTTGACGAGAAAGTACCGCTCTATGTAGCCGGCTCACTCCCCAGATCACACTACTTCAACCGCATTTCGCGCACATTTCCAATATTCAACGCGCTGGGCACGAACATTGGGTGGGCGCTGATGTACAGACTGTCGTATTCTGGATGCGCTGTTGACAAGTATCTGGCTGCACCTGAAGAGATGACGCTTAGGAACTCTTTAAAGGAGTTCGAAATAATCCAGGACTCTCACTTTTACCAGATCAGCAGAAGCGACGATGGACTACTTTTGACGCTCAAAGGCACAAGCTACTCACGATAA
- the rlmD gene encoding 23S rRNA (uracil(1939)-C(5))-methyltransferase RlmD, producing MPLPKDSLVNCDIESLAYGGRGVAHVDGMAVFVAGGLPGDTVSVRIVRSKKRFAEGVAEAVITPSAHRVEPHCVHFGTCGGCVLQHLAYEEQLAQKNAQVAAALARIGGVQGLVMDPPAASPEVWGYRNKMEFAFEQRQDGLHLGLRQPTPEGANRPGPVLDIAQCHLCDAYDVEIMAAVREFCRASGVPAYDPAADTGYWRHLVIRHTRAGEVMAHLITARDERKDNLINDLAALFRERFPEMASFVHSIRSRRSVVAFGERIIHTLGNAFVEERLIRGDRQVRYRLSPNAFFQTNTGGAGELFATIADFCALSEAQSLLDLYCGTGAIGIYLAGEAGRVIGVELSEEAVAKARESARLNGLSHCTFIAGSLEQGIPGMDGSGDQAPPDVVVVDPPRSGLHENTAQALLALGAPRIVAVSCDPATLARDVKRLSDRYRLTRTRAVDMFPHTHHIETVALLELVV from the coding sequence ATGCCACTGCCCAAAGACTCTCTTGTGAATTGCGACATCGAATCCCTGGCCTATGGCGGCCGGGGCGTGGCCCATGTGGACGGCATGGCGGTTTTCGTGGCTGGCGGTCTGCCGGGGGATACGGTGTCCGTCCGCATCGTCCGGTCCAAGAAGCGGTTTGCCGAGGGGGTGGCCGAGGCCGTGATCACCCCCTCTGCCCATCGAGTGGAGCCGCACTGTGTTCATTTTGGCACTTGCGGCGGCTGCGTCCTCCAGCACCTTGCCTACGAAGAGCAACTGGCTCAGAAAAATGCCCAGGTGGCCGCCGCCCTGGCCCGCATCGGCGGGGTGCAGGGGCTGGTCATGGACCCGCCCGCCGCATCGCCGGAGGTCTGGGGTTATCGCAACAAGATGGAGTTCGCCTTTGAGCAGCGTCAGGACGGCCTGCATCTCGGCCTGCGCCAGCCGACGCCTGAGGGAGCCAATCGGCCAGGCCCGGTGCTGGACATCGCCCAGTGCCACCTGTGCGACGCGTATGACGTGGAAATCATGGCCGCAGTGCGCGAGTTCTGCCGCGCATCGGGCGTCCCCGCCTACGATCCGGCCGCAGACACCGGGTATTGGCGGCATCTGGTCATCCGTCACACCCGGGCGGGCGAGGTCATGGCCCATCTCATCACGGCCAGGGACGAGCGCAAGGACAATCTCATCAACGATCTGGCCGCGTTGTTTCGCGAGCGGTTCCCGGAAATGGCCTCCTTTGTCCACTCCATACGGTCCAGGCGCTCGGTCGTGGCCTTTGGTGAGCGCATCATTCACACCCTTGGCAACGCCTTCGTGGAAGAGCGGTTGATCCGGGGGGATCGTCAGGTGCGCTACCGCCTTTCGCCCAACGCATTTTTCCAGACCAACACGGGCGGGGCAGGCGAACTGTTCGCCACGATAGCCGACTTCTGCGCCCTGTCCGAGGCTCAGTCGCTTCTTGATCTCTACTGCGGCACCGGAGCCATCGGCATCTATCTGGCCGGCGAGGCGGGCCGCGTCATCGGCGTTGAGCTGAGCGAAGAAGCCGTGGCCAAGGCGCGGGAAAGCGCCCGGCTCAACGGTCTGTCACACTGCACCTTCATCGCGGGTTCCTTGGAGCAGGGCATTCCAGGCATGGACGGCTCCGGCGATCAGGCTCCGCCCGATGTGGTGGTGGTCGATCCGCCGCGATCAGGTCTGCACGAGAACACGGCCCAGGCCCTGTTGGCGCTGGGCGCTCCCAGGATAGTGGCCGTGTCCTGCGACCCGGCCACCCTGGCCCGCGATGTCAAGCGGCTTTCGGACAGATACAGGCTTACGCGCACACGGGCTGTTGACATGTTTCCCCACACCCATCACATTGAGACTGTGGCATTGTTGGAATTGGTCGTGTAG
- a CDS encoding GtrA family protein has product MISKHLIIYILIGFIGAAVDFSTFLIINVYTGLGYIVANTMGSLFGMINNFILNFTFNYKLKNKHLQRFALFCSAGLIGILGSNLIIFLLVELMNLQETLAKTATLAVVVALQYTFNRLYTFRKELDQSPSAHTS; this is encoded by the coding sequence ATGATATCCAAGCACTTGATTATATATATACTGATAGGCTTCATCGGCGCTGCGGTAGACTTTTCGACATTCCTTATCATCAACGTCTACACAGGCCTTGGGTATATTGTTGCAAACACCATGGGTTCACTTTTTGGCATGATCAACAATTTTATTCTTAACTTTACATTCAACTACAAGCTGAAGAACAAACACTTGCAAAGATTTGCGTTGTTTTGTTCTGCCGGGTTGATCGGCATTCTTGGTTCAAACCTCATAATTTTTCTATTAGTGGAATTGATGAATCTCCAGGAAACCCTCGCCAAAACAGCAACCTTGGCTGTCGTGGTGGCGCTTCAGTATACCTTCAACCGCCTATACACTTTCCGCAAGGAATTGGACCAGAGTCCTTCTGCCCACACGTCATAA